A window of Strix aluco isolate bStrAlu1 chromosome 2, bStrAlu1.hap1, whole genome shotgun sequence contains these coding sequences:
- the PLEKHB1 gene encoding pleckstrin homology domain-containing family B member 1 gives MALVKSGWLWRQSSILRRWKRNWFVLYLDGSLVYYHDETQRDMDGRIHVKYSCRDVRTGRESRDVQPPEGQSRDCLLTIVLRDGSKTTLCAESEDDAIAWKMAVLEAKSTPVHVYDPYDDDYYQTVPLDSHQTAYISSGHYGHQYGAPGVTHVIVREDPYRVSGDQMALGLLAGAATGAALGSFMWMPCWF, from the exons ATGGCGCTGGTGAAGAGCGGTTGGCTTTGGCGGCAGA GCTCCATCTTGCGCCGCTGGAAGAGAAACTGGTTCGTCCTCTACCTGGACGGGAGCTTGGTTTACTACCACGACGAGACGCAGCGCGACATGGACGGCCGGATCCACGTCAAATACAGCTGCCGGGACGTGAGGACCGGCCGTGAGAGCAGAG aTGTGCAGCCGCCCGAGGGGCAGAGCCGCGACTGCCTGCTGACCATCGTGCTGCGGGACGGCTCGAAGACAACGCTGTGCGCCGAGAGTGAGGATGACGCCAT TGCTTGGAAGATGGCGGTGCTGGAGGCGAAATCCACCCCG GTGCACGTCTACGACCCCTACGACGACGACTACTACCAGACGGTGCCCCTCGACTCCCACCAGACCGCCTACATCAGCTCTGGCCACTACGGCCACCAGTACGGAG ctCCCGGGGTGACCCACGTCATCGTGCGTGAGGATCCCTACCGCGTCTCGGGGGACCAGATGGCCttggggctgctggcaggggcCGCCACCGGCGCTGCCCTGGGCTCCTTCATGTGGATGCCGTGCTGGTTTTAA